The DNA sequence taaaattatctgtacgtttttttttattacagttttattgttataaaaaaatcgaaaagttctttattcaagtaggttcataTTTGAGCACTTCGAATGACATCTTGTAgtaaacaaatgtaaaactaccacagAGTGCCAATGTACCGATTCTAATCGGAATAACCGGCAAGGAACTCGGTATTAACACTATTTGACGTATCAAATACATAGTCAACTATATCCAGTTAAATTTATGTGCTCTGTATGGAAATTTACGAAAAAGAACTTcacaattttttatgtttatctacattaatattataaacgcgaaattaattttgactgtctgtctgttgaccTTTTACAagcactgaaccgaatttgatgtaatttgatatgaagcaagctcgaACAACAAAGCAGAACTCATgcataagatttatatatgatacctatataatcttaatatcCCATAAACACTATACgtcaatcgtttttttttttttaaatataagtttgatAGAATAATTTGTGTGTGTTTATGATGATTAATATAACGAAActcttaatgaaaatattttaatagaaaacttttaattagaTACACGTAGTACCCAATTTATACTCCTATAGTTTATATTAGAGAAAAATGTCATGcttgaatgaaattatttaactattgttCGTTTAAGTTCTATTAAGTCCAGCCTGTAATTGTCCCACTAAAGTTAAAGCCTTCCCAATGTTTAAGAGCTATTACAACCACGTTTGCTGCATTGCGACTTGGTGGtatcatttaaataagacagatgcaggtttcctcgcgttTTCctttcaccgagcacgagacgaattataaatacaaattaaacacacggAAATTCAGTAGTGTTTGAACCCGTAaacgtcggttaagatgcacgcgtataACTATTAGGCCATATCTATAATaatgtctattttattattattgattatgttACCTATATATTTCTTTCGAGGGTTTTTATGTCTTCTAAAGCTAAGGTATTTCCAATTGTTAGAGATAAAGGTAACATTCATACATCCAAACTAATGAATGATCTTACATAGATACACTTGGACACTCGTTGATCCGAATCGTAAATACGGCTGTATATTGGTACCACCTACCACTAAATGTTAACTGTacctatacatatttataagtaggtatatctACTTATATCAGTTAATGTATTGATTTGttgaaaagttaatttaaaaatatcaaaatcaatatgAAGTTAAATGAATATGAgcgtaatgaaaataaaacgatcaattatttgaatagtttttttttttttttttaatttatgacattGTTTTACAGAACCGAGCAATGAAATGTTTGCAATCGCAATAAAACGTGTACGTTTTACGCGACTTAAGTTAATCTTACAATCaatattgttaaattgaaaTCAATCGTCTAgcttattacaaaacaaattttaattaaaaaatcatactatttacaaaacactgtaagtaatatttatgatgGCGTTAAATTTCCgtgaaatttaaactttatcgtatttcattaaaatttaaataaacaatcgaACGGCGAGGTCGCTTCAGCCATTATTTTATTGTCgataaaaattattacgaaCACGAAACACCGCGGCGAATCAGCAATTTCGCACCGAATCGATTATACATCACTCGGAAACCGCTGAAAAACTTTATCTCGAGACATTAAGCTAATAAAGCATCGGAGTTAATTAAAGAGCATCGCTGTGTGGACGACGCGACCGGCTCCGACGGACCAAAAAAGACCAAAGAGTAGCTCGCTAACCTACCCAATCGGTGCCTTAATTGTTTCATACCCGACCAAGTTCGAAAGCCTCTCAACCCCGCTTGAACGCGACGATTTTGTAGCGTCTCTCCATCTATCCGGTTGAAAATCACGAGCTCCGAACCGAATCCGCCCACTCGGGAaggttctaaattcaaattccaCCTCTGCAAACAGTTTGACCAATGAGGTCCTCGTGAGTTGTCTAACGAACGTTCTTAAGAGATCGGACGCCACCCATTGGAGATCGGTAGCCAATCGGAGGACGGGCGTCCatgttcgttattttttttccgTTGGCCGGGCGTCGAGTGAGCGCGTAGGGCTCATTCGGCCGCGCGCCGCCTAGGCGTTCGTATCGCGTGTTCGCGTCACGATGGATTGTGCTTGTGACATGTGGTATTGATTTGGTGTTATTTGTGACGGAACCGTTGTGTGAAAGCATGATGCCTCTCGCACCGACCCCTGTGGTGGCGGTGCCATCTAAGCCCAAGATTGGATTTAGTATAGACAGTATAGTTGGTGGTTCGGAGAGGCCGAAGCAAACGTCGCCTCCGCTGGCGAGTCCTGGGTCGCCGTCGCCGGTGGCGTCTCCTCGTAGTCCATCTCCGAGGCCGTTGTTGAGACCTAGTGCGTTGCCGGCTGTTTTTCCAACTCCTGAATTGAAGAGGCTACCGTACTTGGACGCTCAGAGCCATCACCACCAGTTCCTCGCCCATTTCCAAGGAGCGGCTTTGGCCGCAGCGCTCGCTCATCAGCAACAAGGGTTTGGAGCTCCTCTACCTCCACATCCACCTCCGCATCCAGCAGCGCCTGTGCCTAGAGAATCTTACCAGCTCTACCCTTGGCTGATCAACAGACATGGCAGAATATTTCCTCACAGATTCCCTGGGGGTAAGTTTTATTATGTACTATGTGAGAATCAGTTtagttttagaattattttaatgattcggATAAGATTCGGAGGTAGAGCTTTTTGTATCCGTCGCTACAATtagatttgtttcttttttggtattaattttgtacaatcttaatattttttagtaagttCTTAAACGACACGGCCAGCGGGCTTATAAAAGGCATGCAGAGACATTTTACCGGTTTTTCTTAATTGGCAGAAAAAATGTCACCATTCACCACATATCTATAGTAACTAATATATACACaggaaatagttattatataaaaaaaggtttaattgcCAGTTTCGCCACAAATTCTTGTCAAATAACATCACGtagtgcttatttatttttttacaatactctACGTATATTTTCGGCCTGACCACTCCCTATATGTAGGTCGCTTATTTGGCCGTCTTCGTTcctattatctattaataaaaaaaaaaaacaaataactgttgaattaatactaaattattattttaaaatttttgtttattatctttatgccattaattcaagtttaataaatattacaatacaattatttttttttcttttttaatttacaataaatttgaccgtgaaatattaaactaaaggCTTGTTAAACATTAATACGGCTAATTGATATTCGTGTTTTacatgatataattatgtttaaaaatcgtAATGACTgtagaatttatttaagttttgttaaaaatatcatttttatttacatcaaaattttttgtataattaattaccgacttataaaattttaaaccacaaatatatttatacattgtaagttaatagtcaattttattattatcattattaatggctattattttttataaaaattcattagtCAGGTCTTATAACCATCCAGTggtctaaacaaaaaaaaaaatggtataataatgaatatactaACAACCCTAGGCCGCAagcctgaaatattttttattacaattttaaaggaGGCTGTTATCGAAAAGTTGTCACTTCCCACTAAAGATACATACATCGAATTAACCGCACAAAAAATAGTAGCTTATCCGTAACATGAGgctattaagataaaaatttatCGAGGAGAAACATTTCTGATCGCTGTTCTTTGATAAAAAAGAAAGTGAAGATTACGCGGGAAACgatcgttcttttttttaattttaacggcGGCGAGTTATATATTTGGGAAATGTCAAACTGATTATTAAGATATGAGTAATGGAATGGATATttacaaactataaaaatatatttaaaattaagagttTAATGAAATGTGTGTTagttattagtgtttttttaatatactaaatagcttattcttattaattttatattaaatttgaatgtcattaagataaaaaaaaaatattaaagacacTTATTGCAAAGGACAAAAAAGTTTCTGCCTAATAATCTTGTGTGTGTAGATGTAATCTGTTACAAAAGTCATGAATGTCTTTTAAAAGGTAAAATAGGAGCGAATGTCCATATTTAACATCTGTCAAAAAGTTACCTGTTAATTCTACAGTGTATTAACAAGTATGTGCAAGCTATTCAGTCCACATGTCTTTGATTAGAAGGTAAAATATAcccatttatacattttaaagtctGAATTAATaggaattaattataagtttaatagCGAGTGAAACTGTAGTTTTGTTCGAACATTCTagtttcttttttgtatttatttatttttattttttatatacgtgtATGCACAATGTCAAGAGTTTTCCTTTTGCAATTTTTCGATGGTTACAAAATTATGTAACTCAAGGTACAGGTAACTCCTGTAGCGTtagtaacataatttttaacgatttttttttagaaaaaaatgaattattattattctatgtcCAATCCGACGGCacaagttaattataatttaagtaggtatatcaaatttaattaaatactatcagTAGGAGCTATCCAAGGGTGACTAAGGTGAGGAATAAACATACGAAtacacaaaaaatgtatttttaataacagtaaGATGCCTTCTAAGATGTGATACATTTCAATAATGCTTAACAAAATATTCGATACGATATTGttctgtaatttttttcaatattcagAAAATTTGAAACAACACCGCAACCGCAACACTAACTGCTGTGACTCTTAAACCATTAATTATGTCGTCTATACTAGCCGCATATTAGGACTTAAAAAATTGATCCCTGTTTCtataaaatactgtttaaaaaaacacacacacacacacacacacacacactacaaTATCTTTCGTACATGGTCcctaattattttgaaatggtTGTATTATATCAGAAATATTTTCGAACGTATGCACGATCACGAAAATGCCATCGCAATTGGCTGAATAGTAAAAAAACGCATAAACAAACattcataaaacaattatatatttacttttgagGATTAGTTACGTGTGAAAATGAGTTTGTAACGAGTTACGTTTTTGTGGCCATGTCATTAAGGGTTCGATGTTTATTCCCATACATAAATACCacgtcttatttattaaatttaaaacggtTTAACTttacacacataaaaatattcatttatatacctatcgctgttaaaaatgatttatttgtaaataacatttatatatgacTAGAAGTCAGCGCAATAAACTTAACAGAAGTCATGTAAAAAGGTTAGTTAATTCCAACATACATAAattccttatatttataaagtgctAAACCAGTTTTATTATGTGAAATAGTTCAATAGTGCTGTAATGGCTGTACAAACACAATcgttaatcattatattttttatctgtgcgtGGTTGACAGCAAAAAATATGGCGCTCAGAACTAATCTTGTATCAATATTTGTTGTgagtaatttgaataattacttCTCCAATAATATTAGATGCTGACAAGctgtttatattaatgttaagcAAAAACTTGTAATGAGGGATGAATtgcttttattagatatttaatagTGATACTTCATttgatatcatatttaaaaatttagaacGAAATCTATGGTATATTAAACTTATCGAACAAAAAAGTAACTTTGTATAATACGAGATAGTCATAAaactgttattgtttttaaatttacttcataACAAGCCTTTCCCTATAAGAGCGTGCACTAAAAGATTTTTAAGCTGCTCATTACGTCTTCAATACGCCGCCAACCGTGGGCTCTAAGCgttgtcccttgtacctgtttCGAATTACActaccttataaataaatttaaaaaaaaaaaacttaaaaattatcacTTTGTCCGTTTTGATCTTGTACAAAAAGTCCTcattaaaatcgtttattatCATTTAGCTTAAACAATGTTGgcataatataatctaattaaaaagttattttgatatattatctgTGACCCGCCAGCACCATTTCGTAATTACTCTGTCTTGTGTCAGATAACCTCTTACAATGTAACAATCGCTTCATTAGTTGTAATTATTTGAGATAACTTAATTATAACGATAGTGTATTcaataaacaaagtttattacattttcaaatcTTTTATTCGGATGATTGTAAATAATCTGTCAAGTTTTGATAGTCTGTtgcgtattttattatttactaagttacctattatttatgtatgataaattattaaatagaacaCAATGaactttagtatattatatattaaatatgtcataatatatCGCCGATTGAATATCTTACGGGATCTAACCTAAtctgtggtagctttaaatttaactctcaaaaaatatgatttttgttcataaatcaaacatttttttttaatcttttgttttaatacaaaagCAGCAGCTTGCCAGTATTTGTGTTATACTATGACCGGTAATGATTTCGACCCtaacatagaaatatttataatattatttttacttaattttagttgtattaaatattatattatttaagatcgattaaaaaaaggcaaaagaaccgttatgtaatttatttctcaATTGAACAATAAACACAATGTTGATATCGTTCCAAATATAAACTCCGCTCCAGATTTAATTACTCGCTACTGTTCCCAAACCCCTCATAACACTCGCCATTATCTGTGTCAACAAAAAGATATAACGATATACGTAAtataaagctataaaaaatattgttcgacAAATAACTGAGCTCCCTGCCTCAATTGACTACCCttctaacaatattatttttatgaacagaataaaaatggtttttaatCAAGCCGGCTTAACGCGTCAAAATTGTcgcttaaaagaaaaaaaaaatacaaatgtaatatGGAAGCGGTTTGACAAAGAACTTTTGTGAAGGCGGGAATGAACGCCCGCGATTATCAGCCAGCGCCATTGTTGTTCCAAATTTGATTATTTCGTAGAGTAGGATAGCGTtctatcgatattattttataacacaattaatCTATACATTATAGCACTAtgctgtaacttttttttttgtaataaatcgtTTCTACAGTTATAAACTGCACATACTTTACTATTACATGCctataaaataaagcaaataacaTACCTAATAAGTTAACCTTGGTTATCTTTGTTCCTATAATCACTGTTATTAGTTTTTTTCGACACATTATAgtgtaattatagtttttaatatggtCATCGTTTAAGTGTATGGATAAACGTCGACATTTAAGGTTTCATCGATACTAATTGTAAACCTTAAAGGGGACAAAGCGAAATTAACTCGCGATAATCGTCCCCTATTTATCGATAGACGCGCATCACTACTCGTCTGCATCGTTAAACATGTTGGTAGCTCGAAACGTCAAATCTTTCGTTACGCGCCTTTTTTCTTAATGACCGCGATTGTTACCggatgtttttttacaatatacctCTAAAAGGATTGAATGGTATATAATTGGATGTAATTTGAGACTTTGTTGTTGAGTGAGCGAGATTAACAGGCGTcctaaattaaactatttatgttCGTTATGTTGGCAGCGGCAGCCATCTTGAAACAAGATCGTTGCTTAGGTGAAATGATTTACGTTTAGGAGTCgagaatatttatgattaattattttgtatggatGCTATGTTTAAGTGGAGTTCAAAAGttcgttatatttaatagttgttTACTCTGTACAACAGAGTGGTAATAATTAAGTCTTTAACTGGTAATTGCTTGGAAATATAATAAGTGCCTACGTtcgtttaaaaaagttatttattgctattgttaagtgatttataaaattgaaaatatttatccggttaatattatttaaaaagattcgAACAGGaataacattcaaatattttttctcgaAGCATGCAAGCATAATGGAACggattgcatttttttttatgaccatCTtagaccataaaaaaaaaactaattcatttaagaaattattaatatcgcgAAAATCGTTACTAAAAACTTAACGTTATTgtgatatgttatattattcgaCGGCAAAGTCgcacaaattatatatagttagatattttattagtagataaattaattgattcctAATGCGGACTAACCTACTAATTATCTTAggcattcatttttaatttcatacgtGAGTGTAAAAACCATTTCAAACTAGTACTATttcaatatatgaaaatatactaaCCTATTTTAACCGCATTGATTATTTAACGTTACAAATAACTCGTTATAAGTAACGAGAAGcagttattttgattaattcaCTGATAAATTAAAAGGGTCTTCCGgctataaacgttttatttcgaACTGCGGCCAATGGGAACGTTGGAAATTGAGAAAGTTACGGAACAGTCAGGAAGTCTACCTACACAAACATTCGTCTGTGCTTTTGGAGTTAAGCTTGTTTATTGTGAGGATATAATTGCAATGATGAATTATGtctgtaatattatttcatcatcatcctcctgcccttatcccaattttacttggggtcggcgcagcatgtcttcttcttccatacttctctgtcagacgtcatctcataaataacattctttctaaccatatcgtctttcacacaatccatccatcgtttcttgggtcgtcccctacctctatatccatccacatccatactcaaaacctttctcacaacatggtccctggtctgtaatattatttgtaacatttaatttaaacgtttcTGTCGCAGAAGAAgcctcattaaatatatattctcaattttatttacgGTAACGTGTGGTTGTAAATTTAAACGCAACGATTTTTTGTAACGTTTAGGTAAAGCGATTTTGACGAAGACAGCAgcacgtgtttttttttctttttattacccTTATAAGCGTAATGGTAAATTTGTCACCTGACGTTTGCAATGCGCTGTCAACTAGGGGGCTTTAAATTGTGGTTATAcagtgacattggcgaaataatctgtgccctgtcggcacaactaaaagccattgatctaagaattgaattaaattgtgGTTATACAGTGGAGATTGCGGGTTTAATCTCTGTCAAGTACATTTAAGTCTTCATGTGTTTATgtctataattttcttaaatttcttCTTAGAAAAACTATGTGTCAAAATCAAATACTGTTAGACACGTGACAGTATAAACGCAACAAACAAATCAGGAGACCTCACAACTCATTTCTTAAAAGAATCTTAGACATATTTCTATTCGATACATGATTTTTTACGCATGCATATCGATATCCGAATCAGTTTATAAAAGATCAAAATTTAGTGAAATTACACAATAATTTGGTGGTACACAATAtaatggtaccgtcgttacttctgattttccataacacaagtgcttcagctacttacactgggatcagagtaatgtatgtaatgtatcaaatatttgttagtaACAGTTGCTATGCTTTAGCCGTAATAGCCCCACTGGCTTCGATTCGATTAAAATGAAGCCTATAAAATTGCTGACAGCGCAGAGACAGATACACATGCACTATTCTTTCCCAAATTTCGGACGTAAATATGACACAGAGACAAGCCTACGCCGAAAGATTGACGTGTTATCTGAAGCACGGaactcattaatatataataatgataaaattgttgATACTGACCGATATGTTTGATCTTTGACATCTTATAagtgtattatttgtttatggtTTCAGTTCATGTTCCATACATAgagaaaatttatgaataaaaatcacGAAACGTAGACtggttcaaattaaaaaaaaaataccttatctatgcaatattatttatacaaaccaGCAATGAATcttcgtaataataatacacatccTCTTAAACTGCTGTAGTCGGTTAAACATGAGATATCaagtattgataatataaacgTCAATGGACTTATCAGAATCGTTAAACTACCAATTTATGTAACTCATGGCTCTAAGGTCACTGATAAATATGAGCGCACATcatattttcgttattatatTGAAGCATAATCTGTGCACGCGACTATgtcaaaagaatttaaaaatagaattcagTGTTtgtgacagttttttttatcacaattgAACCAAAGACCCTTTGTCTTTCATCCATCTATGTATTGGTACCATCATATGATGGCTTGGTATCAGCTAGTAAACACCCTAATCCCACacaaacacaatttaaatacattcacaCAACAAATACTCAGTAGTTGTCAAGATTTAAACCCGCAGTCTTCGGTTAAGACGCTGACAACGATTGCcgttatattaagtataaactatttttaacaatatcaatatattgttaagaataatttatacttaataagcGTTGTCCACCCAGGGAATTGAGATGTTATGCCTCATGTCTGATCGATAACTAGTTATGGGACGAAAAACTAAACGACGGAAGTCATcaacatttactttaatatattatatgaatattaataatttttatcacataatatttaattatatttataacttaattaaataaatacagataaaa is a window from the Vanessa atalanta chromosome 23, ilVanAtal1.2, whole genome shotgun sequence genome containing:
- the LOC125073101 gene encoding homeotic protein empty spiracles-like, encoding MMPLAPTPVVAVPSKPKIGFSIDSIVGGSERPKQTSPPLASPGSPSPVASPRSPSPRPLLRPSALPAVFPTPELKRLPYLDAQSHHHQFLAHFQGAALAAALAHQQQGFGAPLPPHPPPHPAAPVPRESYQLYPWLINRHGRIFPHRFPGGPDIPGFLLQPFRKPKRIRTAFSPSQLLKLEHAFEKNHYVVGAERKQLAQALSLTETQVKVWFQNRRTKHKRMQQEEEAKTGTKSGSSSSKPDDSNQFNNSYEEEDEELIDMDMDELSESENET